The following are encoded in a window of Pseudomonas multiresinivorans genomic DNA:
- a CDS encoding extracellular solute-binding protein, with protein MNKHLLIGALGLSLACTLQPASAEEKVLRLFNWADYFAPDTLANFTRETGIRVIYDVMDSSETLEAKMMAGHSGYDLIFPGDTVAERLMRAGALQKLDDGKLEHLGDIEGGLQTLQTKYPYSRHAVVPYTWGSIGLTFNRAAIDQRMPGAPVNSLDLLFKPEMAKHFADCGISMIDSPDEVLAVVLNYMGRDPRSGKPQDMADALAVLNGIRPYIRKFQSQPVTQLVNGDLCLSLGYSGDVIQSQRAADEAKKPERFEYRVPREGTSVWMDTMAIPADAPHPEYAYALINYLMRPEVMASISNATGYPTSNAKARPMVEASMRDNPDIYLDEKAYARLFPGKDIPQRDMRARMRTWTSFKTGTGG; from the coding sequence ATGAACAAGCACCTGCTGATCGGCGCGCTGGGGTTGTCCCTGGCGTGCACCCTGCAACCGGCCTCGGCGGAGGAGAAGGTCCTGCGTCTGTTCAACTGGGCGGATTACTTCGCTCCTGACACCCTGGCCAACTTCACCAGGGAAACCGGCATCCGCGTCATCTACGACGTGATGGACAGCAGCGAGACGCTGGAGGCCAAGATGATGGCCGGGCACAGCGGCTATGACCTGATCTTCCCCGGCGACACCGTGGCCGAACGGCTGATGCGCGCCGGCGCCTTGCAGAAGCTGGACGACGGCAAGCTCGAACACCTGGGCGACATCGAAGGTGGCCTGCAAACCCTGCAGACCAAGTACCCGTACTCGCGGCATGCGGTGGTGCCGTATACCTGGGGCAGCATCGGCCTGACCTTCAACCGCGCGGCTATCGATCAGCGCATGCCTGGCGCGCCGGTGAACAGTCTCGATCTGCTGTTCAAGCCGGAGATGGCCAAGCACTTCGCCGATTGCGGCATTTCGATGATCGACTCGCCGGACGAAGTTCTGGCCGTGGTGCTCAACTACATGGGGCGCGACCCGCGCAGCGGCAAGCCACAGGACATGGCGGACGCGCTGGCGGTGCTCAACGGCATCCGCCCGTATATCCGCAAGTTCCAGTCGCAGCCGGTGACCCAGCTGGTGAATGGGGACCTGTGCCTGTCGCTGGGCTACAGCGGCGACGTGATCCAGTCGCAACGCGCCGCCGACGAGGCGAAGAAGCCCGAGCGCTTCGAGTACCGCGTGCCGCGCGAAGGCACTTCGGTGTGGATGGACACCATGGCCATCCCCGCCGACGCGCCGCACCCCGAGTACGCCTACGCGCTGATCAACTACCTGATGCGCCCGGAGGTGATGGCGTCGATCAGCAACGCCACCGGCTACCCGACGTCCAACGCCAAGGCACGGCCGATGGTCGAGGCGAGCATGCGCGACAACCCGGACATCTATCTTGATGAGAAGGCCTACGCGCGGTTGTTCCCTGGCAAGGACATCCCCCAGCGCGACATGCGTGCGCGGATGCGCACCTGGACCAGCTTCAAGACCGGCACCGGCGGCTGA